The Besnoitia besnoiti strain Bb-Ger1 chromosome Unknown contig00014, whole genome shotgun sequence genome contains a region encoding:
- a CDS encoding uncharacterized protein (encoded by transcript BESB_025790) encodes MVESVCAMGDGGEHPERLVQLEPHGHWRRIPENPVCSCTAVLAGCLCCSVTRATPELIGQEEPPVPDDAYIEPTVPDPRESSPMSARRAAPRFREVQTATESPENQQEDALVPAKQDAGSSDPCGGWFICSWAKRDARQTAVDEQDKASPSVERAPETAPVEQESSSSKRREAAQKQTEQAASAAREEPKSPGEHPAKQAPRPQEATVTVAPKPLATRSRGVPYMTKEEAESKGLKIVWYDPEDEYNPLYFGVSPDDIEEQSQLERRSDVHKYLDPALILQYTGLTLGAIVGAGAVGVGFVAAAAGLTVGCTVREFAPYWDRFQSKMKSVVFSHGWD; translated from the exons ATGGTAGAGAGCGTGTGCGCAATGGGCGACGGTGGCGAGCACCCTGAGCGTCTTGTCCAACTCGAACCACACGGCCACTGGCGGCGGATTCCAGAGAATCCGGTCTGCAG CTGCACTGCTGTGCTGGCGGGATGTCTGTGCTGCTCGGTCACCCGAGCGACACCAGAATTGATCGGACAGGAGGAGCCCCCG GTCCCTGACGACGCATACATCGAGCCGACG GTCCCAGATCCTCGCGAGAGCTCGCCTATGTCGGCGAggcgtgctgcgccgcggttCAGGGAGGTTCAGACTGCCACGGAATCGCCCGAGAACCAACAGGAAGACGCGCTGGTGCCTGCCAAACAAGATGCAGGATCGAGCGACCCGTGCGGCGGGTGGTTCATTTGCTCGTGG GCAAAACGAGACGCACGACAGACTGCGGTAGACGAGCAGGACAAagcgtcgccgtctgtcgAGAGGGCGCCAGAGACCGCACCGGTGGAGCAGGAATCGAGCTCATCGAAGCGtcgagaagcagcgcagaagcagactGAACAGGCCGCCAGTGCCGCTCGAGAAGAACCGAAATCCCCTGGGGAGCATCCGGCGAAACAGGCCCCGCGCCCTCAGGAAGCTACGGTCACCGTCGCTCCCAAACCACTCGCCACCCGCTCACGTGGAGTCCCCTATATgacgaaggaggaagcggaatCAAAAGGACTCAAGATCGTTTGGTACGATCCTGAAGACGAATACAACCCCCTATACTTTGGCGTGTCACCCGACGATATCGAGGAGCAGAGTCAGCTCGAAAGACGCTCAG ATGTTCACAAGTATCTCGATCCTGCACTGATTCTGCAGTATACTG GTTTGACGCTGGGAGCCATTGTGGGCGCTGGAGCCGTTGGAGTTGGATTcgtggctgctgctgccgggCTGACAGTCGGATGCACTGTTCGCGAGTTCGCACCCTACTGGGACCGGTTTCAAAGCAAGATGAAATCCGTGGTCTTCTCACACGGGTGGGACTGA
- a CDS encoding EGF family domain-containing protein (encoded by transcript BESB_025780) — MFSSPIFRLATWLAAGCCRGRGQLLLVVFTVLISVTAFSSLCPESKQGSCVTTASAQTASNARASYMDRFNIPRNHIDLVWHTRGSQSHVRDGIKYQWQERRRNVGVYTGYSEMYDTSSQKYCEGVQARIDTEQTVGARYMSAGACPNYGKVIAFTARNGSNPDMSRWKNEIHGDVMPHSTQGCARSGSPGDAEVPKATEGFAMYSGYMSQCPYNSNVYHRDMLEDGEYDPDVCSFVTHDNPLRFLDVTQPHGGLSYTPYAFHGNGGHMGYDYKGNTSHVGCPPYSPPRLTEPMKNSSWIRGPFDCSRLSRCTTHCWPYRGGSRCFRSLPAIYDFTTGECRLLGYHTQDFRKADCAESETNDVTAFYCVRSVKASSTSHLAYISSHTRPDYEVKCPPREPLRKVRWGILSGPTHCKPLIVVNTASNVTAEQCGQKLFEESSSDDPYTSSQVRGYHWATFISTDCPDMSRGCAATAKGTCEFHAQVPECFIISPESISFTSLTAVDPTLGIDPDTSAVLPEDKCVAVKCSHGRCDKTTGQCICDAGFEGPLCDKVDVCANNKCSGHGTCNSDTGACECEEGYSGDKCDRKDPCFENNCSGHGTCNSSDGKCVCDACYTGSSCVDRIEGCCAFEEDCGRNMTCVSGTCTCKEGWGGPQCSVKDLCAGVTCGANKTCDAVTGACVCKDICMGGPNCDTLSPTCCADNAVCTQPQGWCDMDQHKCVCRPGFAGNKCELKEDLCRGVTCLNGGACDPATGQCQCDACHAGIRCQIAKPHCCLAEGDCGAHGTCNPKTNACECKAGFAGIKCSSAEDKCKGKVCTTGYCDPATGACVCDACHTGASCEKKVEECCVTNQDCSYPNGTCAGNHKCKCQQGWSSPNCSTTVDKCKDVKCENGSVCQPETGVCMCLAGFGDEFCETCGVSGCKNGGKCQANGTCSCPKGFGGADCDGACPAAGGNCENGGSCDVAAGKCVCLEGFTGERCEEAAGLYSCAEWCKHPRLLAEAECSPPQDCPSVCCDVMKQCAKHHKADAPQAEWQECFEQGMDGREAGCCYAKVELGSNLAIYLAVGGVVLLLLAGGMAYAMTRGKAATGDGSASVDFGVEEGGAGQEVGDEEAIEVDLDDFKSHPDDEVDLGTDGKRKLPLGGQGDGRDTALVDKQSA, encoded by the exons ATGTTTTCGAGTCCTATCTTCCGTCTTGCCACGTGGCTGGCCGCAGGGTGCTGTCGAGGCAGGGGACAGCTCCTGCTGGTGGTCTTCACAGTTTTGATCTCCGTCACAGCTTTTAGCTCTCTATGCCCCGAAAGCAAGCAAGGTTCCTGTGTGACAACGGCttcggcgcagacggcgtcAAACGCCAGGGCTTCGTACATGGACCGATTTAACATCCCTAGAAATCACATCGATTTGGTCTGGCATACCCGTGGTTCCCAGTCCCACGTGCGCGACGGAATTAAGTACCAATGGCAAGAGC GGAGGCGCAATGTAGGCGTCTACACTGGCTACTCGGAGATGTACGACACCTCCTCGCAGAAATACTGCGAAGGCGTGCAGGCGCGTATCGACACTGAGCAGACAGTGGGCGCTCGCTACATGTCGGCAGGCGCTTGTCCGAACTACGGCAAGGTCATCGCGTTCACAGCTCGGAATGGTTCAAACCCTGACATGTCCCGATGGAAAAACGAAATCCACGGAGACGTCATGCCCCATTCTACTCAAGGGTGCGCCCGGAGCGGGTCGccgggagacgcagaggtgccgaaggcgacagagggcTTTGCAATGTATTCGGGCTACATGTCCCAGTGCCCGTACAACTCCAACGTTTACCATCGAGACATGCTTGAAGACGGGGAGTACGATCCAGATGTCTGCAGCTTTGTGACGCACGACAATCCGCTGCGATTTCTTGATGTCACACAGCCACATGGCGGTCTTTCGTATACGCCATATGCCTTCCACGGGAACGGTGGTCACATGGGGTACGACTACAAAGGAAATACCAGTCATGTCGGCTGCCCGCCATattcgcctccgcggttGACTGAGCCGATGAAAAACTCGAGCTGGATCAGAGGCCCCTTCGACTGCAGCCGCCTGAGTCGCTGCACGACTCACTGCTGGCCCTACAGGGGCGGCAGCCGTTGTTTCCGAAGCTTGCCTGCCATCTACGACTTCACCACTGGCGAGTGCCGTCTTCTGGGCTACCACACCCAAGATTTCCGCAAGGCGGACTGCGCGGAGTCGGAAACCAACGACGTGACAGCGTTCTACTGTGTCCGCTCCGTGAAGGCCTCCTCCACGTCTCATCTGGCGTACATCAGCTCTCATACGCGACCCGACTACGAAGTCAAATGCC CCCCCAGAGAACCTCTGAGGAAAGTTAGGTGGGGTATTTTGTCGGGGCCGACCCACTGCAAGCCCCTCATCGTAGTGAACACGGCTTCCAATGTGACCGCCGAGCAGTGCGGGCAGAAATTGTTCGAGGAAAGTAGCAGCGACGACCCCTACACGAGCTCTCAAGTCCGTGGCTATCACTGGGCGACTTTCATTTCGACAGACTGCCCAGACATGAGCAGGGGatgcgccgcgacggccAAGGGTACATGCGAGTTTCACGCTCAAGTGCCCGAGTGTTTCATCATTTCGCCAGAGTCTATTTCCTTCACATCCCTCACCGCGGTCGACCCCACGCTCGGCATCGATCCGGATACATCTGCAGTGCTCCCAGAAGATAAGTGCGTGGCTGTCAAATGCAGTCATGGGAGATGCGACAAAACGACGGGTCAGTGCATTTGTGACGCTGGCTTCGAAGGGCCGCTGTGCGACAAGGTCGATGTCTGCGCGAACAACAAGTGCTCAGGCCACGGAACCTGCAACTCGGACACTGGGGCGTGTGAGTGCGAAGAGGGGTACAGTGGAGACAAGTGTGACCGCAAAGACCCGTGCTTCGAAAACAACTGCTCGGGGCACGGTACCTGCAATTCGAGCGACGGGAAATGCGTGTGTGACGCGTGCTACACGGGTTCGTCTTGCGTGGACAGGATTGAAGGCTGCTGCGCTTTCGAGGAGGACTGCGGCAGGAACATGACATGCGTCTCAGGCACATGCACGTGCAAGGAAGGCTGGGGGGGTCCGCAGTGCAGCGTCAAAGacctctgcgcaggcgtgaCGTGCGGCGCGAACAAGACCTGCGACGCGGTGACAGGAGCGTGCGTCTGCAAGGACATCTGCATGGGCGGTCCCAACTGCGATACGCTGAGTCCGACGTGTTGCGCGGACAACGCAGTGTGCACCCAGCCTCAGGGATGGTGCGATATGGACCAGCACAAATGCGTTTGCCGCCCGGGGTTCGCCGGCAATAAGTGCGAGCTGAAGGAAGACCTATGCAGGGGCGTCACATGCTTGAAtggcggcgcgtgcgacCCCGCGACGGGGCAGTGTCAGTGCGACGCCTGTCATGCAGGCATCCGGTGCCAGATCGCAAAGCCCCACTGTTGCCTTGCAGagggcgactgcggcgctcACGGCACCTGCAACCCGAAAACCAACGCGTGTGAATGCAAAGCAGGGTTCGCCGGCATCAAGTGCTCAAGCGCTGAAGATAAGTGCAAGGGCAAGGTCTGCACGACCGGATACTGCGACCCCGCCacgggcgcctgcgtgtgcgaTGCATGCCACACTGGCGCCTCCTGCGAGAAGAAGGTGGAGGAGTGCTGTGTGACGAACCAGGACTGCTCATATCCGAACGGCACTTGCGCCGGAAATCACAAATGCAAATGCCAACAAGGGTGGAGCTCGCCCAACTGCAGCACCACGGTGGACAAGTGCAAAGACGTAAAGTGTGAGAATGGCTCCGTTTGCCAGCCCGAAACAGGCGTGTGTATGTGTCTCGCTGGATTCGGCGACGAGTTCTGTGAGACATGTGGTGTGAGCGGCTGCAAAAACGGTGGCAAATGCCAGGCGAACGGCACTTGCTCCTGCCCCAAAGGCTTTGGCGGCGCCGACTGCGACGGAGCCTGcccggccgccggcggcaacTGTGAGAATGGCGGCTCCTGCGATGTGGCCGCGGGGAagtgcgtctgcctcgaggGCTTCACTGGCGAGCGATGCGAAGAAGCTGCCGGCCTCTACTCCTGCGCAGAATGGTGCAAACACCCTCGTCTGCTTGCGGAGGCTGAATGCAGTCCGCCGCAGGACTGCCCCAGCGTCTGCTGCGACGTCATGAAGCAGTGCGCCAAGCACCACAAAGCCGACGCTCCGCAGGCCGAGTGGCAGGAGTGCTTCGAACAGGGAATGGACGGCAGAGAAGCAGGATGCTGCTACGCAAAGGTCGAGCTGG GGAGCAACCTCGCCATCTACTTGGCCGTTGGCGGTGTGGTGTTGCTTCTGCTAGCCGGCGGTATGGCGTACGCGATGACCAGAGGCAAGGCAGCCACTGG GGACGGTTCGGCATCTGTGGACTTTGGAGttgaagaaggcggcgccggtcaGGAAGTAGGAGATGAGGAAGCCATCGAAGTCGATCTCGATGACTTTAAGTCACACCCAGACGACGAAGTGGATCTCGGCACCG ACGGCAAGCGTAAGTTACCTCTTGGAGGGCAGGGTGACGGCCGCGATACAGCTTTGGTGGACAAACAGTCAGCCTGA